The segment GCcacctgcaggagagcagggctccatgGCATGTCACAGTGACCTGGCAAGACAAATGCTATCACTCAGAATGTGtccctctttctccttctgtcCACCTTCTCCAAGAAGGAGGTCTCTCTGTCAGTAGAGACCTGAGGGTCTCAGTGCAGCTCGTGGGGCCCCAAACCAGGGCTGGGCTTtccagctgagctcagcccaaAGCCAGCCATGCTGcacctggaggtggctgtgctgtgccccagcagcagtcctggtcctcctgctcctgccctccctgctggcactggcagctccccagctctccccagtCTCTCCCAGCAGGATGTGGGGGATGTGGGGGCCCATTTGTAGCTAATGGGGTCcccagaggcacagagagaaTTTGGCAATTATTCATGTCCCAAGGatggggagctggggagccACTGGATTCTGCTGATCCCCTGACACCCCCAAACGTGCTGCCATGCTCAGCATGAGCAGCTCAGGAAGCAgtggggggagcaggagggaaaagcatgccctgtgtccctctgtccccagagccctgagaTGTGTCTGCACCTCCAGGAAGCTCCGCAGTGGCCCAAGTACCCTGATGTGGGCACACACCTTGGTGCAGCATTGGGCCCCATGGCAGGACACTACAAGAGATGTCAGGACACAAGGAAAGGGACAAGAGGGGTGGCAAGGAAAGGTCTGGAGGGGAAAGGGTGCGTGGCAGTGTGGGCACCTGGCTGGGACAcatggggacagagggagagctgccagcacccagggTTGCATACGGAGCGAGGTAGCCCATGGCCTTTCCCCAAATAGAACCATTTTCCCTGATTGCCACACACCACAGGGACATGCAAGGACAGGCAATGCTGCCTGGTGCCCTGGCGGTGGCTTTTGCCCTCCCAGAATTGGGACAATGGCAGGGAACCCATGGCCACAATTCCCTGGGGCCTGCaatggctctgtgctgctgccacaggagtTACACATCATGGAGtcaggtccctgtccctgtccctgtccctgtccttgctgaaCTCAGGGAGAGGCTGATGGAAAAGGATGTTTCTGGAGACCCCGGTCTCTGGATACCAGCAGGCTCCATTGTCCCAGACACCCACGTTCTGGGGTATTTCCAGTGAGATTTCCAGATGTGTGCAAAAGGGCTTGCTCAATGTCCCTGGAGTGTTCATGTCCTGAGTGCCTGGCAGCAAGAACGAGGGGAGGTGACAgtcccctgcagcctgggcaaACTGTGGGGAAGAGCTGCACCCACACCCCCAGGGCCCCAGAACTGAAGGTGTTGGGGAATTGAGATAATAtgggacaggggggacagaCCCTGGGCACCTCTCCTCCTTGATACCTCCCCATAGTTCCTGGCATTGGGGGGCAGCGGGACCCCCGGCCAGCTCAGACAAAGGGCACAGGGAGACTGGGCCAGGAGAGATtgcacagaggcagggacacagcatggcccagccccagctgggctggagccccaAGGCCACCCGGCCcaagcagggctgccaggggaggagagcagaggagggaggtgCCCCGGCTGTGCATAAAAaggcccagcagggacagggagcaggtgactctgtgccaggagccccgagcagcacaggcagagctgcagcagaagggCCATGGAGCAGTACTTCTCAGCCACGCAGAagatggagcaggaggtgaTGTTCCCCAGCCTGCTGCGAGGGGTCTTCCCGCAGCAGGAgggggcagcgccggccgcCGAGAGCCGCACGGACCTGTACGAGCGCTACCAGCTGCTCAAGGCCATCAAGCCCATGGTGGAGAAAGGCCTGGCCTCTGTGGGTGACCAGAGCCCCAGCGGGGCCGACAGCGACACGGACACATCCTCGGACAGCACCGAGGCCGGGGACGCCCAGCTGGAGGAGCGCCTGTGCCACCACCTGAGCGGCCTGCAGCAGGTGCTCACCCACCTCACCAGGGACACCAACGCCCTGACGCGCAGGTACAGCCAGATCCTGGAGCAGATCAACCTCAGCGAGGGCCAGCCCAGCTGGTGACCCTGTCCTGGCCACCAGGTAAGAGCTGGGGGGATGCAGAGTCCAGGGGCAGCAAGACAAGGGGTGGCCTCCCTGCAGAGGTGCCcaacactgcagggctgggcacctGCTGGGAAGGGCCTTCAAATGGGGGCTGTCccctcagctggggctggatgTTCCTGTCCGTGCAGGAGGAAGGCACCCATCCCATTGCTCTGtgcagggagtgcagggctcCAGAGTGTGTGGAGTCAGGGTTGGGGGACCGTGTGTCCCCCTGGGAGGATCCTTGGAGTTAAGGAATGCTGGTGTTGCAGGACAGGTGCTGGTGTCAGAAGCACAAGACGTCCCCGTCACTGAGCATCGCAGGCTCTTCGCAGTGCCGCGCGCATTCCCCGCTCCGTGGCAGCTGATCTGATCTGATctcctggcactggcactgaCACCGGGGATGGTTGTGACGACTGGAGAACCAGAGGGTGCCTGATCCTCCTCGGAAGAAGCATGTGGCTGTGCCGGGAAGTCCATtggaagagctgcaggctggtgccctcctctttattttcaaagagtGGCACGAAGCTGGGAGTGCTGTGAGGTGGCCCCGACCTCCAACAATCCCTGGACATTGCCAAGCCCTTTTCCAGCTGGTCCTGGACTCCAAGGGCATTTCCCCCTCTTTCTGCTAATAAAGGAATCCCTGTGAAGCCATTGTCAG is part of the Prinia subflava isolate CZ2003 ecotype Zambia chromosome 3, Cam_Psub_1.2, whole genome shotgun sequence genome and harbors:
- the LOC134548583 gene encoding thyroid hormone-inducible hepatic protein-like; this encodes MEQYFSATQKMEQEVMFPSLLRGVFPQQEGAAPAAESRTDLYERYQLLKAIKPMVEKGLASVGDQSPSGADSDTDTSSDSTEAGDAQLEERLCHHLSGLQQVLTHLTRDTNALTRRYSQILEQINLSEGQPSW